Proteins encoded within one genomic window of Natator depressus isolate rNatDep1 chromosome 1, rNatDep2.hap1, whole genome shotgun sequence:
- the LOC141975630 gene encoding olfactory receptor 52P1-like: protein MATFNFTTSDRSIFILMGIPGLEAGHIWISIPFSTSYLISLFGNIMLLFVVSKEQTLHKPMYLLICLLALTDIATSTFVVPKALCIFWFNLKDITVGGCLTQMFLLHTVSFMQSAILVIMAFDRYVAMCNPLRYAAILTNARIAKLGLVALIRSVICMLPLPLLLSRLPFCADRSILQTHCEHMAVVKISCGDIMVNRMYSFVIVFVVIGIDLTLIALSYSLIIRAVLRISSKRAHQKALNTCTAHICVMLMTYTPGFLTSVTHRFGQGIAPHVHIILANLYLLLPPMLNPIIYGIKTKELHDKVGKYTCRR from the coding sequence ATGGCAACTTTCAACTTCACCACATCTGACCGTTCAATATTCATCCTAATGGGTATCCCTGGTCTGGAAGCTGGACacatctggatttccatccctttctctaCTTCCTACCTTATCAGTCTTTTCGGAAATATTATGCTTCTTTTTGTTGTAAGTAAAGAGCAGACCCTCCACAAGCCAATGTACCTGCTAATCTGCCTGCTCGCACTCACAGACATCGCCACATCTACCTTCGTCGTGCCAaaggcactgtgtatattttggttcaatttgaaagaCATTACAGTGGGTGGCTGCCTCACTCAGATGTTCTTACTTCACACGGTTTCTTTTATGCAGTCAGCCATTCTTGTGATAATGGCCTTCGATCGCTATGTTGCCATgtgtaaccctctgagatatgcCGCCATCCTCACCAATGCACgaatagctaagctagggctTGTGGCTTTGATCAGATCTGTtatctgcatgctgcctctgcccctgctcctgagcaggtTGCCATTCTGTGCCGACCGCAGTATCCTCCAAACACACTGCGAGCACATGGCTGTGGTGAAAATATCATGTGGGGACATCATGGTGAACAGGATGTATAGTTTTGTTATAGTGTTTGTGGTCATTGGGATCGACCTGACACTCATTGCTCTGTCCTACAGTCTGATCATCAGGGCCGTCCTCAGAATCTCCTCCAAGAGAGCCCaccagaaagccctcaacacctgcacagcccacatctgtgtgatgCTGATGACGTATACTCCCGGCTTCCTCACCAGCGTGACTCACAGGTTTGGTCAGGGCATCGCTCCCCATGTTCACATCATCTTGGCCAACCTGTATTTGCTCCTCCCTCCCATGCTGAACCCTATCATTTATGGGatcaaaaccaaagagcttcaTGACAAAGTGGGCAAATACACCTGCAGAAGGTGA